A region from the Linepithema humile isolate Giens D197 chromosome 1, Lhum_UNIL_v1.0, whole genome shotgun sequence genome encodes:
- the LOC105669770 gene encoding calcineurin-binding protein cabin-1-like isoform X2, producing the protein MIKISALNEESSEESEEEDVPTITKEAQEQIALTEYNKALELLKENKREDALVTFKNLLETELLDEVEKPQVPDGRSRPMLTLKYSCFKNIGAIQAACENYVDAIENYWEAANLDDSDVTLWHRIGTLAIKISNLELACSSFKQGLKCNSNHWPCLDNLITALYAVPDYMNCLLYISVALEKDPNYVKGLAFRDRIFKDIPCLEECYKLYNSDWQLDPPLDTEYDHVLGDKLLADAKEISVKWAEACKADFKPKPLPELTLRMPLTNYTWLALGESLVDMHRYISENDLNFVSRIVLSVQKFDDKNTVANNECEIEESNVMEIDEQNMQDSAPNVENDINKSVKLEAEDCEISDDNQAFNTASDIAMEVETEDDKKSCSTDVQIIEDEDPLRMSDTDGLQCEEQSETKNMDSEEHMQSETDANADKLESDKVTDDVYSMDNGAPNEKSSDKESDKSSDKVSEKGAEKANDATNKTDDKTHSEKTDGKEEGQKVKKRRRSALCFLQQWAWSCSSMRRSARVRGSNRREAERDDVQLEETLKRLFPSSLLSDTVRLTKDDATRNPDDSMDTMDMYQLFANQERNRNTEAFKSSESSKSPSPDSRQQKYFETEAENTDVDAFINEHSGKSNLMIILAKFAEFLCTKWNQEWPKGMSDVYVQAYIFMRQHIPHLSPLDEDVSDKTLKLDTEMTLLFGELHTDKWLDNKSDTLSSSTLDKLGTGMPAEELGHIIFTSVRQDLLHEENLYTLLRILWLKANIFLCQGDIDVVIETLELLLHRLQEMESRSLNPCITLLNCNNNSQISAKLVKRKLTSIQRGQKLGEIQHLYDEKKYMELSCILQDTFKFAKQRHKLLVTNENIVDRVRQLVMLLDSLWQLQQYEECYVWAEACLNESWQNYLSCSDEAEQKKWTSSTVTALEKLEACTIQVSVFVVKYLPESRLTRLVQNLVHIVCHQLDVPENAVEMPLETVLPWILLHYILQYEEDKERAKAESYKNKLHSSHHSESDDEDDGIPPSIMILFTAHEFIGRHSWCCFNEAKLLFFIMNLIIPQLETPQYASIKNRLTKYLEQIFFCLYGHPNKVSTKRKYLQDHGVPQMELTWEGAQLLFDFYKPKQLPNFQSPRILSISMDTEMLFKRVIRLVPQESDPNQIVDEMTAYILGTKEKMPSVTKALPHATCTIYYLMGDFYFKNNKWEQASRYYLLDLCLYPRGLNSWAGLAMATGSIIENWLNSYRPIGKDKFLNKAKTAQSSYQHAIELAPGHSVIWTEYGNFVYMVHSFCSRLLKQETDTLSMERFEILETRKEEMLEIADQCFESANRICQTIEEPTIQHDERWLYQYMLGKVAEKKNQDPPVFLEHYAKASELLYENNAQYPRRISHKSPQNLSIEALEVHYRIHASILKYLEQHEGKPLKKSLGQLFLWHLKNCSEGPFMKYQSKLNEKKKEENADVEKSTWKESDSAADTNKNTVAVCQRSNSIEEIEIVDRSNKTSDIKFTEPGKSENRKRLPDELSSDNTKRIKLSSVSHLQLMQDVVALIDDLITKVCDMVSQKEKTSGDEVLITLSSDESNEPRLQKKKIENKSADKAKPLTKTEENKKGSVNITTIDPERKSDNVQDLMDALMKQAMEISQETQQSSADDEDTRRFDGKWLQNEDLQPTEKNCKDKIPEKKKTQTNANEEATLSRRGSQESTTTTQTTTTTTETNNSSSSSSEDSTSSDDSSDTDSTSDSDSESVDSDADKKKKDTDNIKSEEQMPEEEVATLIAYCLAGLEQCVLRFTEHHKSFYRLSHFFFNNKKAKDTAKCKNLLLGTYTCQFYPGQTFQGLFAERRSTNFFNGVWHIPVNEIDRPGSFASHMSKCVTLLMQVLKESNDSRMLMQLCIQLGKIPDSDKKYLRDSEREQLSRQALTLCQQSLRSRVQTIGSTSTIDSVTLIRTDTRTQVLLDVYETYQLVQKHFQGKESTVQIFATLLTDTYKMYTGNKNLEGNILEIAIKYCQRQIQANKIASINNSNSSHVLPSTTTAIPAPTSQVPASTTSLQMSLQNRKPHRNLTTTGRPRGRPPNVNKYLQHAMQQSSNVMNQFSSKNNLANYMGASGPNRSLMNPYFMNPLVDANMLSALLASGLGSNMMDPLSAMSYFNQVGSYQDILRQYQSNLSSLTNPASLNSNPCTTITGISQASTMSTSSSNINTPTSTIGNLSNLGKGSLDPMTMSVQQLLSLSNSTASTSRPAAPMYHQAATKTSTTMSMTKDRPNISITPVSSSLSGQQQPPHHKTKPSSKQPSAQTDPALPVHIPKSLQISPTKSVLHAPTNAAAAAAAAAAAQVSLLKPSIVQQVKSSPPKQMGAPQIRVSKSLTEPQPAHNTPLSYSPLKNSGSTVTTNPAAAVPQIAHAPIGAPVMMKQQQALPMNLGNVSRSGTSLQHKLLSKKNPQRPYSTHTSVPNHPARKPKLTTKASVMPMPMSGNFPNLLGTIPSASTAAMSQPPFIPPELSGISVSAIGPQPGVIKTTASAKYHTYKKAAKPKPTATAAAMDVPPSSLPATFPQGSTVEALSVLSQLQQHTHLEIIPQQKAPLKPSMDYAKSLSSSVSVVPQKVPETLRNPPTTADCMSIYDISRGKPANVPSKKAPDKLANDSVEIITLDD; encoded by the exons atgattaaaatatcggcACTCAACGAAGAGTCGAGCGAGGAAAGCGAGGAGGAGGATGTGCCTACGATCACAAAGGAAGCGCAG gaaCAAATAGCATTAACGGAATACAACAAGGCCTTAGAATTATTGAAGGAGAATAAGCGAGAGGACGCATTGGTTACTTTTAAGAATCTTTTGGAGACTGAATTGTTGGACGAGGTAGAGAAGCCCCAAGTACCAGATGGCAGATCCAGACCAATGTTAACGTTGAAATATTCCTGCTTCAAAAACATTGGTGCCATTCAAGCAGCTTGTGAGAATTATGTGGACGCCATCGAGAATTATTGGGAAGCTGCAAACTTGGATGATTCCGACGTAACGCTGTGGCATAGAATCGGTACATTAGCGATAAAGATTTCTAATTTAGAATTAGCTTGTTCGTCTTTCAAGCAAGGTCTAAAGTGTAATTCCAATCACTGGCCCTGTTTGGACAATTTAATAACTGCCTTATATGCCGTTCCTGATTATATGAACTGTCTGTTATATATTTCCGTGGCATTGGAAAAGGATCCCAATTATGTCAAGGGACTTGCTTTTCGTGACAGGATATTCAAAGACATTCCATGCCTGGAAGAGTGTTACAAACTGTACAATAGTGATTGGCAATTAGATCCACCTTTAGATACCGAATATGATCATGTGTTAGGTGACAAGTTGTTAGCAGACGCAAAAGAGATTTCTGTAAAATGGGCGGAGGCTTGTAAAGCAGACTTTAAGCCAAAACCATTGCCAGAATTGACCTTAAGAATGCCTTTAACAAACTACACATGGCTGGCTCTTGGTGAAAGCCTAGTAGACATGCATAGGTATATAAGTGAAAACGATTTGAACTTTGTTAGTAGAATTGTATTATCGGTTCAAAAATTTGATGACAAGAATACAGTTGCGAACAATGAATGCGAAATCGAAGAAAGTAATGTTATGGAAATAGATGAACAGAATATGCAGGATTCAGCTCCGAATGTGGAAAACGATATCAATAAATCTGTTAAACTTGAAGCAGAAGATTGTGAAATATCAGATGACAATCAGGCTTTTAACACAGCCTCCGATATCGCGATGGAAGTTGAAACTGAAGATGACAAAAAGTCATGTTCAACCGACGTGCAAATAATTGAGGATGAAGATCCATTAAGAATGTCTGACACAGATGGTTTACAGTGCGAAGAACAAAGTGAGACAAAGAACATGGATTCGGAGGAACATATGCAATCTGAAACAGACGCGAATGCTGACAAATTGGAGAGTGACAAAGTCACAGACGATGTTTACAGCATGGATAACGGAGCGCCCAACGAGAAATCCAGCGACAAGGAAAGTGATAAATCGAGTGACAAAGTTTCGGAAAAAGGTGCCGAGAAAGCGAACGATGCAACGAATAAAACAGACGATAAAACTCACTCCGAGAAAACCGACGGAAAGGAAGAAGGACAGAAGGTGAAGAAGAGGCGCAGAAGCGCGTTGTGTTTCTTGCAACAATGGGCTTGGAGTTGCAGTAGCATGAGACGATCCGCCAGAGTCAGAGGTTCGAATAGAAGGGAGGCAGAAAGGGACGATGTTCAGTTAGAGGAAACACTTAAAAGACTGTTTCCTAGTAGTTTGTT ATCCGATACAGTAAGATTGACTAAAGATGACGCGACTCGCAATCCGGATGATTCTATGGACACTATGGATATGTATCAGTTATTTGCAAACCAGGAGAGAAATCGTAATACGGAAGCCTTCAAGAGCTCGGAAAGTTCCAAATCACCAAGCCCTGACTCGAG ACAGCAGAAATACTTTGAGACAGAAGCAGAAAATACTGATGTGGATGCATTTATAAATGAGCATAGCggcaaaagtaatttaatgataattctCGCTAAATTTGCGGAATTTCTATGCACTAAATGGAATCAGGAATGGCCAAAGGGAATGTCAGATGTTTATGTACAAGCGTACATTTTTATGAG GCAACATATTCCACATTTGTCACCGCTTGATGAGGACGTTAGTGACAAAACTCTAAAGTTAGATACCGAAATGACATTGTTATTCGGGGAGCTTCACACAGATAAATGGTTAGACAATAAATCTGACACTTTATCAAGTTCAAC GTTAGATAAACTTGGTACTGGGATGCCAGCAGAGGAATTAGGACACATAATATTCACAAGTGTTAGACAGGATCTTCTACACgaggaaaatttatatactttactAAGAATTTTGTGGCTCAAAGCTAATATCTTTTTGTGTCAAGGTGATATAGATGTAGTAATAGAGACGCTAGAACTG ttGTTGCATCGTCTGCAAGAAATGGAGAGCAGAAGCTTAAATCCATGCATCACACttttaaattgtaacaataattCTCAAATTAGTGCCAAACTTGTAAAGAGAAAACTTACATCAATTCAAag GGGTCAAAAATTAGGCGAAATCCAACATTTGTACGACGAGAAGAAATATATGGAACTGTCTTGCATTCTACAGGACACTTTCAAGTTCGCCAAGCAGAGGCACAAATTGTTGGTAACCAATGAAAACATCGTTGACAGAGTTCGACAATTAGTCATGCTACTCGACAGCTTATGGCAGCTTCAACAATACGAG GAATGTTACGTCTGGGCAGAAGCTTGTCTCAACGAGTCCTGGCAAAATTACTTGAGCTGCTCTGATGAAGCGGAACAGAAGAAATGGACGAGTTCGACGGTAACGGCACTTGAAAAATTGGAAGCTTGTACAATCCAAGTCAGCGTATTTGTCG TGAAATATCTGCCGGAGTCTCGTCTGACGAGGTTGGTGCAAAATTTAGTTCACATCGTTTGCCATCAATTGGACGTACCGGAGAACGCTGTGGAGATGCCTCTGGAGACCGTTCTACCCTGGATCCTGCTGCACTACATTCTACAATA CGAGGAGGACAAGGAGAGAGCAAAGGCTGAATCctataagaataaattgcaCAGCTCTCATCACTCCGAATCGGATGATGAGGACGACGGCATTCCACCGTCCATCATGATTCTGTTCACTGCCCATGAATTCATCGGTCGACACTCGTGGTGCTGCTTCAACGAAGCGAAGCTCCTGTTCTTCATCATGAATCTTATTATACCGCAACTCGAGACGCCGCAGTACGCGTCTATCAAGAATAGACTGACGAAATATCTGGAACAGATATTCTTCTGCCTTTATGGTCATCCGAACAAGGTGAGCACAAAGCGGAAGTATCTGCAGGATCACGGAGTACCACAGATGGAATTAACCTGGGAGGGCGCGCAGCTGCTGTTCGACTTTTACAAGCCGAAGCAACTGCCCAACTTTCAGTCGCCTAGAATTCTTTCCATCAGCATGGACACGGAGATGCTGTTCAAGAGGGTGATCAGATTGGTTCCGCAGGAGAGTGATCCGAATCAGATAGTAGACGAAATGACGGCGTACATACTCGGCACGAAAGAAAAAATGCCGAGCGTGACGAAAGCCTTGCCGCATGCGACATGTactatttactatttaatgGGTGACTTTTATTTCAAGAACAACAAGTGGGAACAGGCCAGTCGGTATTATCTACTAGACTTGTGCTTATATCCAAGGGGTCTGAATTCCTGGGCAGGTCTAGCCATGGCGACAGGCAGCATAATAGAGAATTGGTTGAACAGCTACAGACCTAT AGGAAAAGATAAGTTTCTGAACAAGGCAAAAACGGCGCAATCGAGTTATCAGCACGCCATTGAGCTGGCGCCTGGCCATTCCGTAATTTGGACCGAGTATgggaattttgtttatatggTTCATTCGTTTTGTTCGCGATTGCTCAAGCAAGAAACCGACACATTGAGCATGGAGAGATTTGAAATTCTAGAAACCAGAAAGGAGGAGATGCTGGAAATTGCGGATCAGTGCTTCGAATCTGCAAATCGGATATGTCAGACTATCGAGGAACCAACTATACAGCACGATGAGAGATGGCTCTATCAATATATGCTGGGTAAAGTTGCGGAGAAAAAGAATCAAGATCCTCCTGTGTTCTTGGAACATTACGCAAAG GCTAGTGAATTGTTATATGAGAATAACGCTCAATATCCACGTAGAATAAGCCACAAAAGTCCACAGAATTTATCTATAGAGGCGCTAGAGGTTCATTATCGCATTCATGCGAGTATACTGAAATATTTGGAGCAGCATGAAGGAAAGCCGCTGAAGAAGTCATTGGGTCAGTTGTTTCTTTggcatttgaaaaattgctcGGAGGGGCCCTTCATGAAGTATCAGTCTAAACTCaacgagaagaaaaaggaagagaacGCCGACGTTGAGAAGAGTACGTGGAAGGAATCCGACAGTGCAGCCGATACGAATAAGAATACAGTAGCAGTATGTCAACGCTCAAATAGTATCGAAGAGATAGAAATTGTAGATAGATCGAATAAAACTTCAGATATTAAGTTTACAGAGCCAGGAAAGTCCGAAAATCGCAAGAGACTTCCTGACGAACTGTCGAGCGACAAtacaaagagaataaaattgagTAGCGTTTCGCACTTGCAATTAATGCAGGATGTCGTAGCTTTAATAGACGATTTAATCACTAAAGTTTGCGATATGGTGTCGCAAAAGGAGAAAACGAGCGGCGATGAGGTACTCATCACTCTGTCTAGTGATGAGAGTAACGAGCCGAGATTGCAGAAAAAGAAGATAGAAAATAAGAGTGCTGACAAAGCCAAGCCGTTGACAAAAACAGAGGAGAACAAGAAAGGCTCAGTAAATATAACGACAATTGATCCCGAACGAAAGTCTGACAATGTACAAGATTTAATGGATGCTCTCATGAAACAGGCAATGGAGATTAGCCAGGAAACACAGCAGTCTTCGGCGGATGACGAGGACACCAGAAGATTCGATGGCAAATGGCTGCAGAACGAAGACTTACAACCTACT gaaaaaaattgtaaagacAAGATACCGGAGAAGAAAAAGACACAAACTAACGCAAATGAAGAAGCGACTCTGAGTAGAAGAGGCTCTCAGGAAAGCACCACGACTACGCAAACCACAACTACGACCACGGAGACGAACAATTCTAGTTCTAGTAGTAGCGAGGATTCTACCAGTAGCGACGACAGCTCCGACACTGACAGCACCAGTGATAGCGACAGCGAATCCGTGGACAGCGACGCcgataagaagaaaaaggataCCGACAATATAAAAAGCG AAGAACAGATGCCGGAGGAAGAAGTGGCCACGTTAATCGCGTATTGCTTAGCTGGTTTGGAACAGTGTGTATTGAGATTTACAGAGCATCACAAGTCCTTTTACAGACTTTCACACTTCTTCTTTAATAACAAGAAGGCAAAGGATACCGCGAAGTGCAAGAATCTCTTATTAGGGACGTACACTTGTCAATTCTACCCTGGACAAACTTTTCAAGGACTTTTCGCTGAGAGGAGGAGCACCAACTTTTTTAAT GGAGTGTGGCATATACCCGTCAACGAAATTGATAGACCTGGAAGCTTTGCATCACACATGTCGAAATGCGTGACGTTGCTTATGCAAGTATTAAAGGAAAGTAACGATAGTCGAATGTTGATGCAATTATGCATACAGCTCGGGAAAATTCCGGATTCTGACAA GAAATACTTACGTGATTCCGAGAGAGAACAATTATCTCGGCAGGCTCTGACGCTTTGTCAACAGTCGCTAAGGAGTCGAGTGCAGACGATAGGCTCAACAAGCACAATAGATAGTGTCACTCTAATCAGAACTGATACTAGAACACAAGTATTGCTTGATGTGTACGAAACATATCAGCTTgttcaaaaacattttcagGGTAAAGAATCAACtgtacaaatatttgcaaCCTTGCTAACAGATACATACAAAATGTATACGGGGAATAAA AATTTGGAGGGAAATATTTTGGAGATCGCTATTAAATATTGCCAACGTCAAATACAAGCAAATAAAATCGCATCGATTAACAACAGCAATAGCTCTCACGTGCTACCTTCAACCACCACTGCTATTCCG GCGCCAACGTCTCAAGTACCGGCGAGCACAACGTCTCTGCAAATGTCTCTGCAGAATCGCAAACCACACAGAAACCTAACGACCACTGGACGTCCGAGAGGACGTCCACCTAACGTCAACAAATACCTGCAGCACGCCATGCAGCAGAGTAGCAATGTAATGAATCAATTCAGTTCCAAGAATAACTTGGCCAATTACATGGGTGCGTCCGGACCAAATCGTTCTTTGATGAATCCTTACTTCATGAACCCTCTGGTCGATGCAAACATGTTGTCGGCTCTACTTGCCAGCGGACTCGGTAGCAATATGATGGATCCTTTGTCGGCTATGAGCTACTTCAATCAAGTAGGAAGCTATCAGGACATCCTTCGGCAGTATCAGAGTAATCTATCGTCGTTGACCAATCCAGCTAGCTTAAATAGCAATCCTTGCACCACTATAACTGGCATCAGCCAGGCCTCGACAATGAGTACATCCAGCTCAAATATTAACACCCCGACAAGCACTATCGGTAACTTGAGCAATTTAGGAAAAGGATCTTTGGACCCTATGACAATGTCGGTGCAACAGTTGCTGAGCTTGAGCAATTCGACAGCGTCAACCTCACGACCTGCTGCACCCATGTATCACCAAGCGGCAACTAAGACCAGCACAACCATGTCGATGACGAAAGATCGACCCAATATATCGATAACGCCAGTGAGCAGTTCGTTGAGCGGTCAGCAGCAGCCGCCTCATCACAAGACGAAACCCAGCAGTAAGCAGCCGAGCGCGCAGACTGATCCGGCGTTACCCGTTCACATTCCGAAGTCGCTTCAAATATCACCGACGAAGTCGGTGTTACACGCGCCCACGaacgcggcggcggcggcagcggcggcggcggcggcgcaaGTGTCTCTGCTGAAGCCGTCGATCGTTCAGCAGGTGAAGAGCAGCCCGCCGAAGCAGATGGGCGCGCCGCAGATACGCGTTTCGAAATCGCTGACCGAACCGCAACCTGCGCACAACACGCCGCTCTCGTATTCTCCTTTGAAGAACAGTGGCAGTACCGTGACGACGAATCCAGCCGCTGCCGTGCCGCAGATCGCCCACGCGCCCATAGGCGCGCCGGTGATGATGAAACAGCAACAGGCGTTGCCCATGAACTTGGGCAACGTATCGCGTTCCGGCACGTCGTTACAGCACAAACTGTTATCGAAGAAGAATCCCCAGCGACCTTACTCGACGCACACGAGCGTGCCGAATCATCCCGCGAGGAAGCCGAAATTGACGACGAAAGCATCGGTGATGCCTATGCCGATGTCCGGTAATTTTCCGAACTTACTGGGCACGATACCGTCGGCGAGCACCGCCGCGATGTCGCAACCGCCTTTTATACCGCCGGAATTGAGCGGCATCTCGGTCAGCGCCATCGGCCCGCAGCCCGGCGTCATCAAGACCACCGCGAGCGCTAAGTATCACACCTATAAGAAAGCTGCCAAGCCGAAACCGACGGCGACAGCTGCGGCGATGGACGTGCCGCCGAGCTCACTGCCGGCTACGTTCCCTCAAGGCAGCACGGTCGAGGCGCTCTCGGTGCTGTCGCAGCTGCAGCAGCACACGCATTTGGAAATAATACCGCAGCAAAAGGCACCGTTGAAGCCGAGCATGGATTATGCGAAAAGTCTTTCATCTTCCGTGAGCGTGGTGCCGCAAAAGGTTCCCGAAACTTTGAGAAACCCACCAACGACCGCCGATTGTATGTCAATCTATGATATATCGAGGGGAAAGCCCGCTAACGTTCCGAGCAAGAAAGCACCGGACAAGCTGGCTAATGATAGTGTCGAAATTATAACGTTGGACGATTAA